Proteins from one Primulina huaijiensis isolate GDHJ02 chromosome 18, ASM1229523v2, whole genome shotgun sequence genomic window:
- the LOC140964417 gene encoding protein SENSITIVE TO PROTON RHIZOTOXICITY 1-like, with protein sequence MDPEKRMLADTWTEPSSCRETHIPPNNQSFANFDPDRQKWEDSFLDFGMRIDSRNSFTCDTGNQNRTSDPQGNHTSKASEPNNIQEWDPRAMLNNLCFLEKKIHQLQDLIHSFMGRRGQSGGRPDELLVQQQQLVTVDLTSIIVQLISTAGSLLPSLNHNLLSVNPINQLGDFSGVANPSNGVPRNISFPKNTNLNKLEDHSNLIDATSLCGTEQNSNMEDQETKSDDDAEEGENLPPGSYEILQLEKEEILAPHTHFCTICGKGFKRDANLRMHMRGHGDEYKTPAALAKPSKESTSEQILVKRYSCPYIGCKRNRDNKKFEPLKTILCVKNHYKRTHCDKTYTCSRCNTKKFSVLADLKTHEKHCGRDKWLCSCGTTFSRKDKLFGHIALFQGHTPAIPLEDSKGFAMPANERKNNEATDKVEHKNFDYQSNAPTPVSFQNMVDVKGLAGEDLANFFSPFETNSVSGFHEFARPPFEDSENSLSFLLSDYPTKNG encoded by the coding sequence ATGGATCCTGAAAAGAGGATGCTTGCAGATACATGGACCGAGCCTTCATCATGCCGTGAAACACACATACCACCAAATAATCAATCATTTGCTAATTTTGATCCAGATCGACAGAAGTGGGAAGATTcatttcttgattttggtaTGAGGATTGACTCTCGAAACTCCTTTACTTGCGACACTGGTAACCAAAACCGAACAAGTGATCCACAAGGTAATCATACAAGCAAGGCCAGTGAACCAAATAACATCCAGGAGTGGGATCCAAGAGCGATGCTAAACAATCTATGTTTCCTGGAGAAAAAGATTCATCAGCTTCAAGATTTGATACATTCGTTCATGGGACGCAGAGGCCAATCCGGGGGTCGACCAGACGAGCTTTTGGTTCAGCAGCAACAACTTGTCACTGTTGATTTAACCTCAATTATAGTCCAGCTGATATCAACAGCAGGCAGCCTTCTTCCATCTCTGAATCACAACCTTTTATCAGTTAATCCTATAAACCAGTTGGGGGACTTCAGTGGTGTTGCTAATCCTTCAAATGGAGTTCCAAGAAACATCAGTTTCCCAAAGAATACGAATTTAAACAAGTTGGAAGATCACTCAAACCTGATTGATGCAACAAGTCTTTGTGGTACTGAACAAAATTCCAACATGGAAGATCAAGAAACAAAAAGTGACGATGATGCTGAGGAAGGGGAGAACCTGCCCCCAGGCTCGTACGAAATTCTGCAACTTGAGAAAGAAGAAATCCTCGCGCCTCACACCCATTTTTGCACCATATGTGGAAAAGGATTCAAGAGAGATGCTAATTTAAGAATGCACATGAGAGGCCATGGAGACGAGTACAAAACCCCAGCTGCTCTCGCAAAGCCCAGTAAGGAATCCACCTCTGAGCAAATTCTTGTCAAGAGATACTCGTGCCCATACATTGGCTGCAAAAGGAACAGGGATAACAAGAAGTTTGAGCCTCTCAAAACGATCTTATGTGTGAAAAATCATTACAAGAGAACCCATTGTGACAAGACTTACACTTGTAGCCGTTGCAACACAAAGAAATTTTCAGTTCTTGCAGACCTCAAAACCCACGAAAAACACTGTGGGAGAGACAAATGGCTTTGCTCGTGTGGCACGACCTTTTCAAGGAAAGATAAGCTCTTTGGTCACATTGCTCTTTTCCAAGGCCATACTCCAGCTATTCCATTGGAGGATTCTAAAGGGTTTGCAATGCCAGCCAATGAACGGAAGAATAATGAAGCCACTGACAAGGTTGAACATAAGAATTTCGACTATCAGTCGAATGCTCCAACCCCAGTTTCGTTTCAAAACATGGTGGATGTAAAAGGGTTGGCTGGAGAAGATCTTGCGAATTTTTTCTCGCCTTTTGAAACAAACAGCGTCAGTGGATTCCATGAATTTGCTCGACCTCCATTTGAAGATTCCGAAAATTCGTTGTCATTCCTGCTTTCGGATTACCCCACGAAGAACGGATGA